One genomic window of Desulfovibrio aminophilus DSM 12254 includes the following:
- a CDS encoding diheme cytochrome c has product MNKRTLLSLCAALLLCAASPTWLLADGHGKNRDRRSECGTLPRNAAYDESCGGCHFAYQPWLLPSGSWKAVLAGLDDHFGNPVVLPDGREAELAAYLEANAADRFPSRRAEKIMRGLGSTTPARITDVPYILHKHHELDDAVLKRPSVGGLANCPACHTTAAQGVYDDDNVIIPR; this is encoded by the coding sequence ATGAACAAGCGGACTCTGCTCTCCCTGTGCGCGGCCCTGCTCCTCTGCGCCGCGTCTCCGACCTGGCTCCTGGCCGACGGCCACGGAAAGAACCGCGACCGCCGGAGCGAATGCGGAACCCTGCCCCGAAACGCGGCCTACGACGAAAGCTGCGGCGGCTGCCATTTCGCCTATCAGCCCTGGCTGTTGCCGTCCGGTTCCTGGAAGGCCGTCCTCGCGGGGCTGGACGACCACTTCGGCAATCCCGTGGTCCTGCCGGACGGCCGCGAGGCCGAGCTGGCCGCCTATCTTGAAGCCAACGCCGCCGACCGCTTCCCCTCCAGACGCGCCGAAAAGATCATGCGCGGCCTCGGCTCGACCACGCCCGCCCGGATCACCGACGTGCCCTACATCCTGCACAAGCACCATGAACTGGACGACGCCGTGCTCAAGCGGCCCTCGGTCGGCGGCCTCGCCAACTGTCCGGCCTGCCACACCACAGCGGCCCAGGGCGTCTACGACGACGACAACGTGATCATCCCCCGCTGA